Proteins from one Kwoniella shivajii chromosome 1, complete sequence genomic window:
- a CDS encoding S-formylglutathione hydrolase produces the protein MASIEKVSSNRVSSGYLTKYKFPSKSLGGLSTQFNVFLPSAASSSSPVPVLFYLAGLTCNEDTGAQKGGMLNKAGEEGIAIVFPDTSPRGAGVEGEEDDWQLGTGAGFYLNATADKWKKHYNMYDLVVEELPSALKKADLGLDFSRWSITGHSMGGHGALSIYLKNPGLFKSASAFSPAANPSRTPWGINAFTNYLDAKTRSSPPSEWLQYDSSHLLQSFSEEAHILVDVGTEDDFLKKGQLEPKSLEAVGKEGVEVRMQDGFDHSYYFISTFAPEHIAFHAKHLKA, from the exons atgGCATCCATCGAAAAAGTATCGTCGAACCGGGTTTCCTCCGGATACTTGACCAAATACAAGTTCCCATCTAAATCTCTCGGTGGACTTTCGACCCAATTCAACGTCTTCTTGCCTTCCGCTGCATCCTCGTCATCGCCTGTACCTGTATTGTTTTACTTGGCAGGATTGACATGTAACGAAGATACCGGAGCTCAAAAGGGTGGGATGTTGAACaaagctggagaagaaggtatagcTATTGTCTTCCCAGACACTTCGCCTAGAGGCGCAGGggtggaaggtgaagaggatgattggCAACTCGGTACTG GCGCTGGGTTTTACCTCAATGCGACCGCTGATAAATGGAAAAAGCACTATAACATGTACGATCTTGTGGTCGAAGAACTGCCTTCGGCACTCAAAAAAGCAGATCTTGGCCTG GACTTCTCTAGGTGGTCAATCACCGGTCATTCTATGGGTG GTCATGGTGCATTGTCGATTTACCTTAAGAATCCAGGACTGTTCAAGTCTGCTTCTGCCTTCTCTCCAGCTGC GAATCCATCCCGAACACCATGGGGAATCAACGCTTTCACAAACTACCTGGATGCAAAAACCAGATCCTCCCCTCCCTCCGAGTGGCTACAATACGATTCAAGCCATCTACTTCAAAGTTTCTCCGAGGAAGCGCATATCTTAGTTGATGTGGGcacagaagatgatttttTGAAGAAAGGTCAATTAGAACCCAAGTCTTTGGAGGCCGTAGGAAAGGAAGGCGTAGAAGTTAGAATGCAAGATGGCTTCGACCATTCGTACTATTTT ATTTCTACTTTTGCACCTGAGCATATTGCCTTCCACGCTAAACACCTCAAAGCATAA